The Epinephelus fuscoguttatus linkage group LG7, E.fuscoguttatus.final_Chr_v1 DNA window TTGCTAACCTAGGTGAGCACGACTTTCTCAAAGCCCTGATCAACAGAGTGACTGACAGAAATGACCAAACTTGGGTTGGAGCCCATGACACGGCAAAGGTGAGTGATTTGACAATAAACATGATGTGATGCAACTGTTCCCTGTGAGCCTGATActgattctgttttcagtgtggtAGCTGCATTGATGAGAGTCTGACGTGTGATTTGGACTACATGATGGAATAATATAATTTTTGTGACTGGACTGAACTGAccctgaaaactttatttcaggagggtgtgtggatgtggagTAATGGTCACAAGTACATAAACTTTAAAGGTCTGTGGGGCCCAGGAGAGCCCAACAACGGTCGCCGGAAGGAACACTGCATGGAGATGAACTACAGGGGTACGCACTGATTACCTGTTATAAGATGAATCAGTAAGTAAAATTATCATTCTGTGCAACCctaattgtttctttttttaactttttaaattctAGGTAAACCTAACGACAATGTTTGCACCATAAAGAAACCTTATGTTTGTGGAAGGCGGCTGTGAAGATCCCCACCATGTCCATGTGCCATGGTGATGTCATATCcccactgatgatgtcacttctGCCAGAGTGTCAAGCCTCGATGACATCACTGCAAGAAGATATATTGACACTTCTGATTTATGAGTTGATTCAATAAACAGATAAATCCTGTTCAGCAGTCTGTCTCACCTCTTTATAAAAGATCAGTATTTTCATGTggacattttgaaaataaaaatcagttgATCATTCAACCGGTTCACCTTCTGCTCAGTCAGTGGAGGAGTGTCGTAGGAGTGGCAGAGTATAGTATTATGACATACAATtctgaaaacctttttttcccctttcaaATGAATCAAACATTCCGTGTTCCCTCACTAAATTCTGACATTATTGTGGACCGTGAATGCAGCGCAGGCAGAGCTCTCCATGAATTCTTTCTTTACTCatcagcactttgtgagtcACTGACTAGATAATTGATCTGTCACTCCATTCAGAGCTGACCTGACCTGATCAAAGCAGATCGATGGAGCGGAGCAGCTGCTGCGGAGGCAAGTTAGACCCAGTACAATGAACGATAAACTTTTACTTTCAGTGTAACTAACTTTCTGCTGCTCCATGTTTGCCAAGCACTCCAACAGTGTGGTGCTATAAGtaacctaacacacacacatatttcagCAGGGCTCCTAATGAACGGTTAGcgccaaaaatagaaaatctattTGTGGTGGCATTTGTTTTGATTGTGGCAGGTGgccacaaataaacaaatgtgtgGGGAAAACCTGAGATAAACAAGAATAGAGATATTCCAGCCTGTCTGAATCTGCTGATGTAAAGTGTCAGATTAAATCTACCTCCTTAATCTGCATGGTGTGACAGACATCCATTTCACAAAAATTCTGAGTATTTTTCAAGAAGCCTTCATTCTGGCTTTGGTTAAAattgtccatccatctgtcaaTCCATTTCTCCAAAATAGTGTTTCCCAAACTTCTTACAGTCCTGTACCCTGTGCCGTGTATAGTTAGTTTGATTTACACATCCaaaaaggaggtggaggaagtatgaATTCATTAAATCCGACCCCCTCTCCATAAGTCattgagtaaaataaaacagaccgCTTCCTTAAACAGATAAACCTATACCTAAGACTTTTCTAAATATACCATTGTGATTACCTTTTAACTTTGTCACACAcactggttctctttttacagGGATAAATCACCATCATAACTTGTGCTTAACAGCTAACCTGCCCCAGAGCCAGTTTTGTTCAGAGCATCAGATCAACCTGTCAacaccttgacctctgacatgTCATATCACTGAGGAAAAGGGTATCCATGGACAAAAGTCAGCAGtcccaggtaaaaaaaaaagcgtagGCCCATATATTGTTATAGGTCCGTAGAATCACTTCATTGTTCACAATAATACAACAACAACCGAGGttgtaatattgtaccttttaaacagaggcagcgttttAGACTCAGGAGGCCTGTGCACCCACTATATACCTCCTTTAATGAAGTAATTTCTCTGCTTCTTTTGTCCATTTAATGTCAAACAAAGTCATGTAATGACAAGTACAACGCTGCTGCTGGCCATATTACTCATGATGATCCTGGGCCTTTCTCAAACCAACCCCTCCACCCTCTCCCTACTCACTTTCAATCAGTTTCTGCCTTCACGCGGAGGGTCTGTCAAATTGAGTGCCATCCCAAACCAACTAAGGAATGAAAGTAAGTTTTAAAACCCTCCAACAGTGAGTCTGCATCGATGCCGgcttaagccccgtttccaccaaacactttctgtatggtacctttggaaccagcagtaacccttcagacatggtacctagaccctgggtctgttcagacagtcctcttaaatgtgagcatggttgttgtcactcactgctccgtccagcgctcgctgtatttcctcatcagcagtgacacagatggaagtctgcacctgcagtgttcaacataacattttttccccacttgcCCCCCGAGCCAGTAGTTCAGAGTTTTACTGGTCCCTTGTATATTCCCAAGCGGGCCTGTGACCTGTCAGTCAACTTACCCGACATACTTTTTGATTGGCCCCGGGCCATCGGGCCATGGGTTATGTCGAACCCTGAcatggtttatcgtccacagaacgaggctgcacgcccacattttcagaacaaaatagaacaggctgcagtgagagcctctctccatgggatatttaaaaatagcagctttgtgcatttagtccttctcaggcaagctcaggggtttagtgttgctgtagcctaACGCTAcatggctcttttttttttctcagtgtggggattgcagttcacataacccggcagaaattaatacatataaacgcttgaagatccgcTCAGTACTAAAGGTATATGTTATATAAAAActtaagtaatggtcaaagttgtcatatagAATACtaaaggtgtgctgatggattcatgtcgtcaGCTCGTCCATTGAGTGACATTACAAgctaatgttccaccttaataGTTGCCGGCAGGCGGCCCACAACGTTACCTGCTCAAACTAACATAGACATTTATATGCCTACTGTCATACAGAGGTTAACATATAAGGGTCGTATTACATAAAGGATAAAATATATCTTTCTCCAGTCGCTACAAAACAGTCGCGCTCATTTAATTGTAGTGCTAGATATTTACAACTGTTAACAAAAAGCGAGCAGCTTATAAACAGAGTGAAAAGCCAAAagatgtttacaaaaaaaaaagaaatgctacCAAAGAAGCTTAGgagtaagttttatttttatttatttatttatttatttatttatttatttatttatatatatatcaatgtatcaagttatttttttatgataaaaACATAATATACAAAAATTAAGGTAAACAATAGCAGCACACAGATTAAATATAAGTAATACATATGATGAACATAAAATTGgattaagctttttttttctccatggttGTAGTTAAGTTATAAGTTGCAGCAGTTCCtctttctgctgcagagagggaAGTTTGCCCCAAAgcttgctgctgtgtttatttcCTACATTTTAATGAAAGGAGCTTCATTCagctgtgaacgtgactgcaaACGTAGTTACACTCCATGATGGAGTGGGAGTGTGTCAGGTCAGTTTTTTGTAAAGGCCACCTCCTCCCATCTAATAACACATGCTGTAGCACAGTTTGTCCTGTAGATGGTGCCCTCACATTAAATGGATGTCTTCATTCTGGCTGGGTTAAAGTGGCCCCAGTTTGTGCCTCTCGTGTAACAGCACATATGTGCAGTTTGGATAATAAGGTATTAATACTGATATTTGAAATTaatttcaaatgtaaaaaaaaaaggcatggaCATACAAACAAGTAGACAGACATAAAGAAAGTAATATTTACAAATAATGAAAAGTAGTTGTCAGGGTATCGTTGGTTTGACTTACACATTCTCTCTCATCCACTGCTGTAAGAAACAGAGCTGGGATTTCTGTCTATCAATATATCGTTCCCTTTTTCAGACGTCCTCGGATTTGGGATTCTCCCTGTGAGCTCAGGTCCAACACTTACAAAGAATTGATTAAAACTGTTAACCACATCATTCATGTCATAAacttcattattattattatcaataaaatactttttagTATGTCCCATATTCCTctaatattgtttttgttataaGTTAATAATTTCTTACAGAAATCGTTCTTGCTTGATCTTATAAAATTAAttagtgtattttttaaatgtattttctgcctctagttttgtgttttataaaaaTTAGGAACTTAATGAACAATACAAGGTGCAATAAATTGTACCAAAAACTGGACACACTGTACTTCACTGCACTGAGAAGTGGCAACTTAGGTTGAGGAGCCTGTTTTCCTTTAgtgcagtgtttttattgtgaccatgtGTTGTGTTACTGAATACATTGTGTAGTGTGCATTTGTGTAAATTTCAGGTGTTACATAGGTTGTGTTTGCTAtttatgtgactgtgtgatttTATGGTATGAACCTATATGAAATCTTTTTGACTGAACCATAATCTGAAGTAAAATCAATTGATTGAAAATGTTTTCGAACAGTTTTATGGAAAAACTTTGGTGGATGAGATGGTAATACAAAGATATGAGGCACACTGCTGAACaggatatacagtatgtgtttatTGATAAGGCTGAAATCAGTTTAGAACTGTCAAAAGATCCTCCAGCAGTGATGTCATGGAGGCCTGACTTCCTCTCAGAAGTGACATCGTCAGTGGGGATGTGACCATGGTGAAGTGTCATGGAGTGGAGTGATTATACATGTCTGGCACAGAGAAAAGAACTCTTGTGATCGCAACTGATGTCGTTGACAACACTCTTTCCTGTGGACAACAGATAATAGCATGTTAAAAGGTTCTGCTAGACGgtatttacatcacaaaacttTATTCATATCACACTCTCCTAAACCTGGGTTATTGCTTCACTGTTGCAAATGAAAgttcatattaaaaataaacaaaaaggaaaacaaaattcaaagtatgaataaaacaaaatacaataatGATGTAAGGATACACCACATTAGGAGTTACataagatccttttttttttgcttctcaGTAAAAATCCCAACCAAGAAGAAAACAGTTAATCAAGTTTTACCTTCAAAGTTAATCTCCATGCAGTGTTCTTTTCCACCACTGTTGTTGGGCTCCCCTGTGCCCCAGTCTTTGAAGGTAAATGGTGAACCATCACTATTCAGCCACACACCTTCCTGAAAGACGaatgtgctttttattttttacatagcCTTTAACTTAAttcattaatttcatttaatgtaTTTCAATGATGTTTAAACTGTAGTGCTTCTTATCAAAGATTGGGTACAACATGTACGTTAAAGAATAGGTGGACTCACGCCTGATGCATCGTAGCCTCCAAGCCAAGTGGTTGTATGTGCACCAGTCAGTCTGAAAATCATATTTCTGAGGTACTCGTAATCAGCTTTGGTGTGGATGGATGCCAGATTTCCACCAATAGTGGTGCAGAAATGCTGATAAAGGAAAATGAAATGTGGAGCAAAAAAGGACAAAGAGTGAGAAAAAATAGGACAGAGAGATTAAAAAATATTAGAGACAAAGTCCACAATAAAATTCTCTGTGTTTCAAACCAATAAAGTGTCATATCAGTAGCAGATAATAGTGAAGCTGTGTTATATGAATGTCTCATTCGTGTAGAACGCTAcagcggctgtggctcagaggtagagcgggtcgccCACCAAAATTCACTGGGTGAATTTCAAAATGTACCTCGGCGTGAGACCAGGTCTTTTCAGTGTGGTGGAACTGCAAACACCGTTCGCCAAAGTGAGCCCAACCAGGAGGGCAACTTTTGCAGCAGTGATCTGTAACACAATTGTAGATGAATAGGACAATTGTGCAAAAAGCCTCCAGCTGTTCAAAGCCAGAGAGGATGTGAGAATATTGTTCCTCAGCTCAGTCTTTATAGACAGCCCAACAAAAAGAAGCTGTTGAGTACAGAGCaatcttaaaaatgaaaaaaaaaattgtagtgCTATCAATAATCTGATGTGCAGTGACAAAGTGGCAACTACAGTATTTCCCCTCCACCATTCTGAGAAATACCAACCTTCACATGATGCCTGTGGAGATAAAGACATCTTTAGTGTCAGACTCATCTTAGATTTGCCTCCATTTGTAACTTTAGATTTAATATGACAAATGTGTTTTGTCCACTTTCTTTTtacaaaatgttaataaaacattcatatttCATTTTAGAAGCATGTTTTTGGGCTGGAAGAGCTCCCACGGGACTGGTTTTATGTTAAAGTTTAGGTGTTATAACACCAAAGAtctttttaaagtaaatgtacATATTACTTACATTTGCTCCAATCCACAGTCCACTGGTCAAACAGAGGACCACAATGAGAAGAAGACTTGATGCCATCTGTGTAAAGATAtagtataataataatgcaaaatgtgaatttaaatTACAAAACTAAAAGCTGAAAAATTCTTCTTAGAGCGACAGTGTTTGGTGATACAggaagacaaaataaaacaagtccTGGTAATGAACTACACAtgaaaaagtgaaagtgaaaattaaatgtaataatgaAAAGATGACAAGTCTTTTCTGTAGAtatgaatgaaaacagctgATGCAGTGATGAAAGGCAGCCTTACCGTGTGATGACTAGGTGAAGTTGCACTTGCAGCAGTAGCAGGTAGGAGGGTGTCCTCCTGAGAGGGA harbors:
- the LOC125892283 gene encoding galactose-specific lectin nattectin-like, yielding MASSLHLIAVLCLTSGLWIGNAQCQDCCDPCKTCPSGWTQYKDNCYMYHHAPKDWADAECACIALGGNLASIANLGEHDFLKALINRVTDRNDQTWVGAHDTAKEGVWMWSNGHKYINFKGLWGPGEPNNGRRKEHCMEMNYRGKPNDNVCTIKKPYVCGRRL